GCAGCCCGTTGTTCTTCAGGATGCCGATCCATGCATACACGCGGATCAGGAACGACGTCCAGAACGGCAGCATCACGCCCATCATCAGCAGGTTGCGGGTCGCCGGATTCGAGCGCGCGATGTAGTACGCCATCGGATAGCCGACCAGCAGACACAGCAGCGTCGTGATCGCGGCCACCCACACCGAGTTCACGTAGGTCGCGAAATACAGGCTGTCCGTGAACAGGAACGCGTAGTGCGACAGGTTCAGCGCGACGTGCACGACGCCGTCGGTGTACGACCCGAGTTCCGTGTACGGCGGAATGCCGAGCTGCAGTTCCGCGAAACTGATCTTGACGACCAGCACGAACGGCACGAGGAAGAACAGCACGAGCCACGTGAACGGCCCGGCGACCACCGCCGACGCGCCCGTCAGGTTGAAGCGCCGCACCGGCCACTCGAGCAGGGACTTGAACGCGTTCATGACGTCAGCACCACGCCGGCCGTCGCGCTCCAGCGCACGTAGATCTCGTCGCCGAGCACCGGCGTGTCGAGCTCGGAAATCGCGAGGCTCGACACGTTCGCGATCACCGTCTTGCCCGCGTCGAGCTTCACGTGATACAGCGAGTAGCCGCCCATGTACGCGACGTTGCTGATCTTGCCGCGCGCCCAGTTGAACGCGCCTTCGGGCGGCTTGCGCGTGAGCGCGATCCGTTCGGGGCGCACCGACACCGTGACCGGCATCCCGAGCGGGCCCGAGATCCCGTGGCTCACGTACAGCCGGCTCGGCAGCTCGGGCGATTCGATGTATACGTGGTCGGGTTCGTCCTCGACGGTCACGCCGTCGAACAGGTTCGTCGAGCCGATGAACTCGGCCGAGAAGCGGCTGTTCGGGTATTCGTAGACTTCGTTCGGCGAGCCGATCTGCACGATCTGGCCTTCGCTCATCACCGCGAGCCGATTGGCCATCGTCATCGCTTCTTCCTGATCGTGCGTGACCATGATGCAGGTGACGCCGACCCTGTTCAGGATGTTGACGAGCTCGATCTGCGTACGCTGGCGGATCTGCTTGTCGAGCGCGGACATCGGCTCGTCGAGCAGCAGCAGCTTCGGGCGCTTGACCAGCGAGCGCGCGAGCGCGACGCGCTGCTGCTGGCCGCCGGACAGCTGGTGCGGCTTGCGCTTCGCGTACTTGCTCATCTGCACGAGTTCGAGCGCCGACGCGACGCGTTCCTTCAGCTCGGCCTTCGGCGTGCCTTCCTGCTTCAGCCCGAACGCGACGTTCGACTCGACCGACATGTGCGGGAACAGCGCATACGACTGGAACATCATGTTCACGGGCCGCTTGTACGGCGGCATCTGCGCGAGGTCCTCGCCGTCGATCAGGATCTTGCCCGACGTGACCGTCTCGAGGCCCGCGAGCATCCGCAGCAACGTCGACTTGCCGCAACCCGAGCTGCCGAGCAGCGCGAACAGCTCGCCCTGGCGCACGGTCAGGTTGACGCTGCGCACGGCTTCGGTGTCGCCGAATTTCTTGACGACGTCGACGATCTGGACAAAGTTCTCGGCGCGCGCATCGGCGCCGGAGGAGGAAACGGAGAACGGCGCGCCCGCAACCGGCGCACCCGACTGGCTATTCATGATGTGCTGCTTCTCTCCTGCGTTAGACGAACAAAGCCCCCGGGGGCACCAGGGGCTTCATGACTGCTGGTTCACTTCGGCTCGCGTCAGCGGCCCGACTTCAGCTCGGTCCACAGACGCGTCTGCAGACGCTGGATTTCAGGCGGCAGCGGCTTGAGCAGGAACAGCGTCTTCACGACGTCGGCCGGCGGATAGACGGCCGGGTCGTTCGCGACGTCGGGCCGCACGTACTTGCGGGCCTCGGCGTTGGCGCTCGGGTAGTACACCGCGTTCGTGATCGCCGCGTGCACCTTCGGATCCTCGATGTAGTTGATCCACTGCAGCGCGGCATCCTTGTTCTTCGCATCCTTCGGGATCGCCATCACGTCGAACCACACCGGCGCGCCGCCCTTCGGAATGTAGTACTCGACCTTGTACGACTTCTTCGCCTCGATCGCGCGATGCTTCGCGATCACGACGTCGCCCGACCAGCCGAACGCGAAACAGATGTCGCCGCCGACCAGGTCGTTGATGTAGCCCGACGAGTTGAATTGCGTGATGTACGGGCGGATCTTCTTCAGCACTTCCATCGCGGCCTTGTAGTCGGCCGGGTTCGTGCTCATCGGATCCTTGCCGATG
The DNA window shown above is from Burkholderia cepacia and carries:
- a CDS encoding ABC transporter permease subunit, with the protein product MNAFKSLLEWPVRRFNLTGASAVVAGPFTWLVLFFLVPFVLVVKISFAELQLGIPPYTELGSYTDGVVHVALNLSHYAFLFTDSLYFATYVNSVWVAAITTLLCLLVGYPMAYYIARSNPATRNLLMMGVMLPFWTSFLIRVYAWIGILKNNGLLNNFLMWIGLTHTPIELYRTNYAVYIGMVYSYLPFLVMPLYAHLVKMDLRLLEAAYDLGAKPWKAFVQITLPLSKNGIIAGCLLVFIPAVGEYVIPELLGGANTLMIGRVMWNEFFNNADWPMASAVTCAMVLLLLVPMAMFQHFQAKEQGGRR
- a CDS encoding ABC transporter ATP-binding protein, with the translated sequence MNSQSGAPVAGAPFSVSSSGADARAENFVQIVDVVKKFGDTEAVRSVNLTVRQGELFALLGSSGCGKSTLLRMLAGLETVTSGKILIDGEDLAQMPPYKRPVNMMFQSYALFPHMSVESNVAFGLKQEGTPKAELKERVASALELVQMSKYAKRKPHQLSGGQQQRVALARSLVKRPKLLLLDEPMSALDKQIRQRTQIELVNILNRVGVTCIMVTHDQEEAMTMANRLAVMSEGQIVQIGSPNEVYEYPNSRFSAEFIGSTNLFDGVTVEDEPDHVYIESPELPSRLYVSHGISGPLGMPVTVSVRPERIALTRKPPEGAFNWARGKISNVAYMGGYSLYHVKLDAGKTVIANVSSLAISELDTPVLGDEIYVRWSATAGVVLTS